Proteins from a genomic interval of Peromyscus leucopus breed LL Stock chromosome 12, UCI_PerLeu_2.1, whole genome shotgun sequence:
- the LOC114698408 gene encoding keratin-associated protein 6-1, which translates to MCGYYGNYYGGRGYGCCGYGGLGYGYGGLGCGYGSCYGCGYRGLGCGYGCGYGYGYGSRSLCGCGYGYGSGYGSGFGYYY; encoded by the coding sequence ATGTGTGGCTACTACGGAAActactatggaggcagaggctatGGCTGCTGTGGCTATGGAGGCCTGGGCTATGGCTATGGAGGTCTGGGCTGTGGCTATGGCTCCTGCTATGGCTGTGGCTACCGTGGACTGGGCTGTGGCTATGGCTGTGGCTATGGCTATGGCTATGGTTCACGctctctgtgtggctgtggctatGGCTATGGCTCTGGCTATGGATCTGGATTTGGCTACTACTACTGA
- the LOC119088876 gene encoding keratin-associated protein 6-1-like, whose translation MGAWWAPPTLRAYKRPSSGTSIQTQVTSTPLPRTTSTTSTMCGYYGNYYGSRGYGCCGYGGLGYGYGGLGYGYGGLGCGYGSCYGCGYRGLGCGYGCGYGYGSRSLCGCGYGYGSGYGSGFGYYY comes from the coding sequence ATGGGTGCATGGTGGGCTCCACCCACACTGAGAGCATATAAAAGGCCCTCTTCAGGGACAAGTATTCAGACACAAGTCACCTCTACTCCTCTACCAAGAACAACCTCAACAACCAGCACCATGTGTGGCTACTACGGAAACTACTATGGCAGCAGAGGCTATGGCTGCTGTGGCTATGGAGGCCTGGGCTATGGCTATGGAGGTCTGGGCTATGGCTATGGAGGTCTCGGCTGTGGCTATGGCTCCTGCTATGGCTGTGGCTACCGTGGACTGGGCTGTGGCTATGGCTGTGGCTATGGCTATGGTTCACGCTCTCTCTGTGGCTGTGGCTATGGATATGGCTCTGGCTATGGATCTGGATTTGGCTACTACTACTGA
- the LOC114698384 gene encoding keratin-associated protein 6-5-like, with protein MCGYYGNYYGSRGYGYGGLGYGYGGLGCGFGSLGCGYGSYYGSGYRGLGCGYGCGYGYGSRSLYGCGYGCGSGYGSGFGGYY; from the coding sequence ATGTGTGGCTACTACGGAAACTACTATGGCAGCAGAGGCTATGGCTATGGAGGCCTGGGCTATGGCTATGGAGGTCTGGGCTGTGGCTTTGGAAGCCTGGGCTGTGGCTATGGCTCCTACTATGGGTCTGGCTACCGTGGACTGGGCTGTGGCTATGGTTGTGGTTATGGCTATGGCTCACGTTCTCTCTATGGCTGTGGCTATGGATGTGGCTCTGGCTATGGATCTGGATTTGGTGGCTACTATTGA
- the LOC114698414 gene encoding keratin-associated protein 6-3-like yields MCYGNYFGGLGYGYGGLGYGYGGLGYGYGGLGYGYGGLGYGYGGLGYGYGCGCGSRYAYSTYRPCCYGRISGFY; encoded by the coding sequence ATGTGCTACGGAAACTACTTTGGTGGACTGGGCTACGGCTATGGTGGCCTAGGCTATGGCTATGGTGGCCTAGGTTATGGCTATGGTGGCCTGGGTTATGGCTATGGTGGCCTGGGCTATGGCTATGGTGGCCTGGGCTATGGctatggctgtggctgtggctctcGATACGCATACAGCACCTATCGTCCATGCTGCTATGGAAGAATTTCTGGGTTCTACTAA